GTGACTTGAGCTGCGAAACCTTATCATCCAGTGCTCGAAGAGCGTCTTTCTTAGCCTGTTTGGTGTCGTAAACTGTGGTTGCTTTCTTTTCTAGCTTGTCTTTGTGTAGAAGTGAACCATCCCTTTCAGTTGACAAGCAGTCAATAGCAACTTCTCTACACTCGCTACCATTTTCAGTTTCAGCAACACAGCATCTTAGTGCTGCCTCTGGATCTGGTTTTGCCGACTGTGAATTAGATGAAGTGCTTTCTTGATCGAAGGATCGTGTTTTATCGTTGAATCTTCCATCAGACAATGTCATTCTGCTAGATTTTTCGGAGATACATTCAACTATATCTGATTCCTCCTGGTCCAGTGGACTGCTCAACACCTCAAGCTCTTTTGTCTTGTTATTCTTCGTATCACCCTCGTCAAATCGACTAACATGCTCTGGAGAAACATGCTCTTGTTCCTCGGACCATGTTTTTGCCCTTGAACTTGACGAGCTTGGAGTGATCGTAGTTTCTGTTTGTGAGATAGTCTTCTGTTGATCATATCCATTGCAAACAGCTGCCTCAGTTATCTCCCCACTTTTAGAATCCTCACTATCTTGAGAGATCCTAACCGAGTAGCTTGTTGGATCCACTCTCTTAGTGTCAAGTTTGGCTCGGAACGTGTTATAATTGTCAGATAAGTTTCTTGGCTGAATGTTATCACTTTCGACAAAGTAAAGGACAGTTCTTTTCTCTTTTAGCTTCAACTGTCTGTCTCTGCTACCTCTCGGACTGATAGATTTTCCAGGTGATGGTCGTGTTTTCTCTTTCGTTCTGCTCGGGGACTTCACAGGAAGAAACGCAGATGAAGGGTTGTCATACAAGAGGAGGTATGGTTGCAAATATTGATGTCTCAACAGCTCGGCAGCCTATAAGTATGaggtaaaaaaatatatcaag
Above is a window of Capsicum annuum cultivar UCD-10X-F1 unplaced genomic scaffold, UCD10Xv1.1 ctg74566, whole genome shotgun sequence DNA encoding:
- the LOC124894480 gene encoding uncharacterized protein LOC124894480: MAINLIYGHLDTVCLTLLQIPPFKASAAELLRHQYLQPYLLLYDNPSSAFLPVKSPSRTKEKTRPSPGKSISPRGSRDRQLKLKEKRTVLYFVESDNIQPRNLSDNYNTFRAKLDTKRVDPTSYSVRISQDSEDSKSGEITEAAVCNGYDQQKTISQTETTITPSSSSSRAKTWSEEQEHVSPEHVSRFDEGDTKNNKTKELEVLSSPLDQEESDIVECISEKSSRMTLSDGRFNDKTRSFDQESTSSNSQSAKPDPEAALRCCVAETENGSECREVAIDCLSTERDGSLLHKDKLEKKATTVYDTKQAKKDALRALDDK